A part of Rhinoderma darwinii isolate aRhiDar2 chromosome 1, aRhiDar2.hap1, whole genome shotgun sequence genomic DNA contains:
- the LOC142757645 gene encoding alcohol dehydrogenase 1-like, with the protein METAGKVIKCKAAVTWEANQPFSIEEIEVDPPKSQEIRIKIVTTGICRSDEHAVTGNLKEVAFPVILGHEGVGIVESVGEDVKDFKAGDKVIPLFVGQCDQCPSCKHPRGNFCFATNIGKPIGMMFDGTTRFTCKGKPIHQFMNTSTFTEYTVVNQLNCVKIADETPLGSVCLIGCSFTTGYGSAVNTAEVKPGSSCAVFGLGGVGLAVVIGCKIAGASRIIGIDVKKEKFEKAKELGATECIAPQDCEKPIAQLLLEQTGGGVDYVFECIGNIETMTSAIYSSHIAYGTTVLIGISGLSKTITFDPMIMVTGRTLKSSVFGGVKSKQFVPQLVSDYNAKKFDLDKLVSHNLSLEKINEGFDLMRAGESIRTILTL; encoded by the exons ATGGAGACAGCAGGCAAG GTAATAAAGTGCAAGGCAGCTGTGACATGGGAAGCAAATCAACCATTTTCTATTGAAGAAATTGAAGTTGATCCACCTAAAAGTCAAGAAATAAGAATCAAA ATTGTAACTACAGGAATATGCCGTTCAGATGAACATGCGGTTACCGGCAATCTTAAAGAAGTTGCGTTTCCAGTCATTCTTGGTCATGAAGGTGTTGGAATTGTGGAAAGTGTAGGAGAAGATGTTAAAGATTTTAAAGCAG GTGATAAGGTTATCCCACTTTTTGTTGGGCAATGTGACCAATGTCCCTCCTGCAAGCACCCAAGAGGCAATTTCTGTTTTGCAACAAA CATTGGAAAACCTATAGGTATGATGTTTGATGGAACAACAAGATTTACTTGCAAAGGGAAGCCAATCCACCAGTTCATGAACACCAGCACCTTTACTGAATACACCGTCGTAAATCAACTTAATTGTGTAAAAATTGCTGACGAGACACCTCTAGGTAGTGTCTGCCTTATAGGATGCAGCTTCACTACAGGATATGGATCTGCTGTAAATACTGCTGAG GTAAAACCAGGATCCTCATGTGCTGTGTTCGGATTAGGTGGAGTTGGACTTGCAGTTGTTATTGGCTGTAAGATAGCAGGAGCTTCCCGTATCATTGGAATAGATGTCAagaaagaaaaatttgaaaaagctAAAGAACTTGGCGCAACTGAATGTATTGCCCCACAAGACTGTGAGAAACCCATTGCACAGCTGCTGCTTGAACAAACTGGTGGTGGAGTAGACTACGTATTTGAATGTATTGGCAATATTGAAACTATG ACTTCCGCCATATATTCAAGTCACATTGCTTATGGGACAACAGTACTTATTGGAATTTCGGGTTTATCAAAAACCATTACATTTGATCCAATGATAATGGTGACTGGACGCACACTGAAAAGCTCAGTATTTGGAG GTGTGAAAAGTAAACAATTTGTTCCACAGTTGGTTTCAGATTACAATGCGAAAAAGTTTGATTTAGACAAACTAGTGTCCCATAACCTTTCACTGGAAAAGATCAATGAAGGATTTGATCTCATGCGGGCTGGTGAAAG